The following is a genomic window from Candidatus Omnitrophota bacterium.
CCGCGTTGATCTCCGTATCTATGCCGCCCATGACTCCGGCGATAGCTATGGGCCTGGTGTTATCCGCTATGACCAGCACATCTTTGTTAAGCTGGCGTTTTTTACCGTCTATGGCCATGATCTCCTCGCCCTGCTTTGCCCGGCGCACAGTGATACCGCCTTTAATTTTATCCAGATCAAACGCGTGCAGCGGCTGGCCGGTTTCATAGAGGACATAGTTGGTAATGTCTACGATATTGTTGACCGGACGAAGCCCCACCGCGCTGACGCGCTCAGCCAGCCATTTTGGAGACGGCCCCACATTAACTCCTCGTATTATTTTTGCCGTATAAACAGGGCAGTCCTTTTCGTTTTCCACCTTGACCGGAAAAGAACGCGCCTTTCTCGGGGAAGCGGCCTTCTTGGCCGCGGCAGGCCTCATCCTCCTGCCTGTGATCGCCGCTATTTCCCTGGCAATGCCTAAGACGCTCAAACAGTCGCTGCGATTAGGGGTGACCTCTATCTCAAACACATGGTCATCCCCGAATTTAGACAGAGATGTAACTTCAAGCCCTGCCATGGTCAGCTTATCCGCCAACTTCTCCGGCGGGAGCGTAATATTGACAAAATCTTTAAGCCAATTGTATGTGACTTTCATACATGTCCTCTACACACTTACGTGTGTAGTATCCTTGTGCTGTTCTTGGCTTGACATTCCCCACACGTGAGTGTGGGGTCCACATCGCTAAAACTGTCTTAGAAACCTCAAATCGTTCTCGAAAAATAAGCGTATATCATTTATGCCGTACTTAAGCATGGCTATTCTCTCAATGCCCAGCCCGAAGGCGAACCCGGTATACCTCCTGCTGTCTATACCCATATTCTCCAGCACATCAGGGTGCACCATGCCGCTGCCCAGGATCTCCAGCCATCCTTTCCTGCCGCATACGGAACAGCCGCGGCCTCCGCACATGATGCAGGATATATCCACCTCTGCCGACGGCTCGGTGAAGGGAAAGAAGTGCGGCCGGAAACGCATCCGGGTCTTTTCGGAAAACAGGGAATGGACAAAGGACTCAAGCACCGCTTTCAGGTGGCTGAAGTTTATGCCCTCATCCACCATAAGCCCCTCTATCTGATGGAACATAAAGGAATGCGACGCGTCCACCGCGTCGGGGCGGAAAACCCTGCCCGGCACGACCACGGCAATAGGCGGCTTCCTTGATTCCATCACTCTGATCTGCACCGGAGATGTGTGGCTACGAAGCAGCAGCTTCCCGCCTTTCGGCCTGTTTGCCTGCTCTTTTTGCTCAAGATAAAACGTGTCAAATACATCCCGGGACGGATGCTCAAGCGGAATATTTAACGCCGTAAAATTGTGGTATTCTGTTTCGATTTCCGGTCCGAACACGACCGCGAAGCCCATGCGCTCAAATACCGCGCATATATCATCCATTGTTTTCGTGATCGGGTGCGGATTGCCCTGGTACTGGCTGACAGAAGGCATACTGATATCCACCGCGTCAACGCATACGGAGCCGGCCGCTCCGGAGGATCCGATCTCCGCTTCCCTTGATCCTATTAAACGGCTGACCTCGGCCTTAAGCTCATTGATCATACTGCCTGCCCGCGGCCGTTCTTCTTTTGACAGGCCGGGTATGGAACCGGTCAAAGAAGCAAAAACGCCTTTCCTGCCCAGATACTTGTCCTTGAGGGCAAAAAGTTCTTTCCGCGTTGCGGCTTCGCCTATTTCTTTACGCGCCTGCTCTTTAAAATCCTGAGGGTCAATACCAAGCATAACAATCCTGTCAGTATAATTACCAGCCGCCTTTTGTATAAGTCAAGCGGCTCGTTAATTTTCTTGCCCGGCCGCGTTACTGCTGCTTCAAAGGCGTGGATATCCAGGTCTGAGCCGTGGACAGCGCAGGCGCGGTTAAACACGCCTTTCACCTTAACCCTGTCGCCCTTTACATTATAGGCGCCGACATGGCTGATTTCCGGCATGATAGCGGCAGGTATCCATACGCCTATGGCGTTATCTCCGTCGTGCAAATTCACCAGTGCCTGATCGCCGCGCCTCATCAGGTCCCCTATTGCCTCGCCTTCAAACTCTATCTGCTTGCCGTCGAAACTCCGCGCCTCGTTAATTAATGTGTTGCTTGAAATCGGCTGCGCCCAAATACGGCCGCAGGCAAGAAAAATAAATACCGCCGGCAAGAATAATTTGCGCATCATTTACCCCTTATAGCCGATATGACAAAACCTATAAGCACAAATATGGACATGAATTCCAGGCGGCCAGCCCACATCTGGAACATATAGATTATCTTAAGCGTATTAGGCATGCCTGCCGAGGTTATGCCGCAGGACAGGCCCACGTTTGCCGCGGCCGACGTTGATTCAAACAATGACTGCATAAAGGGAAACCCGAAAAACATCGCCGCCAGCGTGCCCGCAAGATACATCGTAAGATAGAATAATGTGACTATGCTGGCGTTCTTTACCGCCTTATCATCAAGGAACATCTCCTTAAGATGAAAGAACCTTTCTGAAACGCGGCTTGCCTCGGGCAGCATCAACTGCCTGATATTCTGCACCGTCCCCTTTATTATCAGCCCTATCCTGAGCATCTTGATACCGCCGGAACTGGAGCAGGCGCCGGCGCCTAACGCCATAGCCAGGATCAGGCCAAAGATCGCCGTGGGATGCCATTCGGAGAAGAACTGCCCGTTGTAAATCGTGGAATACCCCGTGGTTGTATGCGCGGAGATGAACTGATAAAATCCCTTGCTGAATACTGCCTGGCCTGAAGCGTATACGCGGTAGCCGACAAGCCCCGCGGCAACAATAACAAACAGCAGCGCTATAGACCAGAGG
Proteins encoded in this region:
- the pheS gene encoding phenylalanine--tRNA ligase subunit alpha, with amino-acid sequence MLGIDPQDFKEQARKEIGEAATRKELFALKDKYLGRKGVFASLTGSIPGLSKEERPRAGSMINELKAEVSRLIGSREAEIGSSGAAGSVCVDAVDISMPSVSQYQGNPHPITKTMDDICAVFERMGFAVVFGPEIETEYHNFTALNIPLEHPSRDVFDTFYLEQKEQANRPKGGKLLLRSHTSPVQIRVMESRKPPIAVVVPGRVFRPDAVDASHSFMFHQIEGLMVDEGINFSHLKAVLESFVHSLFSEKTRMRFRPHFFPFTEPSAEVDISCIMCGGRGCSVCGRKGWLEILGSGMVHPDVLENMGIDSRRYTGFAFGLGIERIAMLKYGINDIRLFFENDLRFLRQF
- a CDS encoding DNA-binding protein; this translates as MMRKLFLPAVFIFLACGRIWAQPISSNTLINEARSFDGKQIEFEGEAIGDLMRRGDQALVNLHDGDNAIGVWIPAAIMPEISHVGAYNVKGDRVKVKGVFNRACAVHGSDLDIHAFEAAVTRPGKKINEPLDLYKRRLVIILTGLLCLVLTLRILKSRRVKK